The following is a genomic window from Paenibacillus sp. FSL R5-0766.
TCTGGAAGCTTCACTGGTGTTACCTGTCTTTCTATTCTTTATCATGTTTCTCATCTTCATAGTGCAAATGACTCTAATCTCCACAGCGTTACAGAGCACGGCGGGTGAAGCGGTGAAGCAATTGTCAACGAAAATATATCCCGTTTCGCTTGCATTCACACCTTCTGATTCTGCCGGCGGAGAAGGTTCAGGAGGGGGCTGGAAGATACCAGAGTTATCACTGACGGAATGGGCAGAAGGTTATGCTTCTTCTCTACCCGAGCCTTTAAGTGATTGGGTACGTTCAGCGGCGGCCAGTGGTGAACAGCCACTACAGGAGATCAAAACATCCGTCTTGGAAACCGTACTTGATCCCACGGTAAAACCGCTGCTTCAGCCTTTTATCGAGCCAACGCTGCTTAATATGGAACGTGTTCATGTGAATGGTATTTCGATACCTGATCTCAAAAACAAAACAAATCCATATTTCCGACTTGAACTGAGTTATGAATTGCCTATAAAAGTCCCCTTTCTCAGTAAACCGCTTCGGATTCAGGCTGCTGCGGCAGAACGGGTATGGATTGGAGATACCGGAGAAGGATCAGATGGCAGCGCAGGGGACGGGGATACTGCGGGTTCAGCAACGGTACTGTCGAAGCCTGCCCCGGCATACATAGGCAACAATGCAACGATTAAGGTGAAGGTAGAACCAGGAGCGACAGCCAACTTAACGATATTTTACAAGTCAGGTGAAAGTTCTGCGAAGCACATTGGCTGGGCCACCGCAGATGAGAATGGAATTATTGAATGGACCTGGTTTGTTGGTACTCGGACAACAGAAGGAACATGGAGTTTTGTTGTCGAGACAGGGGACGGTGCCAAGACGGAGACTACGTTTAACGTGGCCTCCAGAAAATAAGTGAGGAGATGATGGAGGTGGAGTGGTTTTATATTGCCTGTTGCATATACGTTATTGCAGCTTTTATTACAGATATTCGTTCCATGAAAATTCCAAATCGATTGACTTTACCCGTGACTGTTGCTGGCGTATTGGCCCATATCATATGGGGAGGTTGGGATGGTTTCTTGTTCTCAGCCGCTGGATTTGCAGCAGGTTTTGGCATTTTGTTTCTGATGTATGCGATTGGAGCCGTAGGGGCAGGAGATGTGAAATTGTTTGGTGGGATTGGCGCATGGACGGGACTTGCTTTTGGCATTCATGTCATTATTTACTCCGTTTTGTACGCGGGCGCAATTGGTCTAGTGATACTTCTATTCCGAAAGGACTCAGCGAAACGGATTCGAGGCATGGCAGGCAATCTTGCGGGGTTCTTCATGCTTGGTTCCCTCAAGCTGGTGAACAAGGAGAAGACATTGAAGTTTCCGTTTATGCTGGCGGTGTTACCTGGATTTATCACGGTGCTTGTCTCGGGACTTTTCCCTTTATAAAAGGGAATCAAGAAAATCTGGGGATAACAGTGATCGGAAGGTTGTTCTGTCATCGAAGTTCCCAGTGTAACTTTCTTTAGTTGACCTAAATAACAATGGAAAGAGAGGATTGGCATGTATGGATTAACGAGAGATTTTATTCGTAACGGCGGAGCGTTCATGGTTTTGGAGAAAGCAGAAGGGTTACGAATCGAGGAATTGAGCCGGGTACAGATGGGGATGTTGTCCTCCAATCAGATTCCGCGACTTCTTCCTGTTCATATTCGGGAAGTCGATCGAAATGTAACTTTGCAGTACGACATATCAGGGTACAAGATGTTATCCCAGATGTTAAAGTCAAGCAAAATCAAGTTACGTGTTCTGTATGGTTTGTTGTTCCAACTAGCTGATGCCTTCACGGAATGCCGGCAATACATGCTGGAACCTCGTAAATTATTGATTCAGGAGGAGTACTTGTTCATTAATGGTTCATTTGAACAGGGTGAACTTGGGATGGTATATGTACCAATCATGGATACGGTTGAAGTTGATCCAACGCCTCAGCAATTCCGTGAGCTGGTGATCAGGCTGATGGCACATGTACAGGAACTGCAGGGAGAAGGCATTCAGCGTGTTTTGCAGTTATGTGACAACGAACGCTGGGATATCAGGCAGTTGCGAGAGCTTCTGCTGGAATTATACGCTGATGAGCAAGAGAATGGAGGAGGCGCAGCATTTCTCTCGTCCAGAACTTCGGAAACACCCAATGATTCTAGAGGTGATCTTCATTCGTCGATTTCTGAGCGAGATAGCAGGCTAGCCACTGGTACTTCTCGGCCATATCAATCCGGTGCTCACGTTCAAAATGCTCCTGTGGGGCCGCAACTAAATTTCCGTCAGCCGCAGAAAACGAGTGAATCTGAGGTGGAAGACATTCCGGTGAGATCTCGAACCTTTCCAGGCAGGCGCTCACCTGAGCAATCTTCATTAGAGAGTTCAAATAGTATGGATAAGAGAGGAAGTAACCCGTATGATTCGCTAGAGCGTGTTGATATGGAAGTGGAGGAGAAGCCCGGATTTTCCAAAGTAACCTATATCATATTGGGCTGTATGGTTGCCATGGCATTGGTATGGAGATTTATTTACATGGAGCAACCGGGACAGACGCAGATGATCCTGTGCATGGTACTAAGCCTTGGCTTGTTTGGTATAGCAGGATGGACGTGGAAACGTAAGGGAAGCCCTCATAATGATTCAGAAAATAAGCGGTCTTTTTCATTCAATTTAGGTAAGAACAAAGGCAAGCAAATGGAAGCTGAAGAGGAACAATTTCAGGAAAGTTGGCGCTGGAATACAGCTGATAGGAAAGAGGAACGCATAAACCAAATGGTTGCATCCGCCTCAGAAGGTGGTAGCGAGCATTCCCGTTATCAAAATTTGCATATGACATCTGAACACTCCGAATCACCGTTCGTTCAGCGCCATGTGGAAACGGTAGCTTCAACTTCAGAGCTAATTCGACAGGATGCAGTTGCAGAAGCAACCGTGAATTTGCAGAATCTGAGTGGAGGTAATGTTACAGGGGCAGGCCCGGTGATGGCGTCTTATTATCTTGAACGAAGCTCGGGAAGCAGTGACCAACATGAACGGATGGATGTGCAAGGAGCATCTTTTGTCATCGGAAGATCAGCAGACATGGTTCAGTGGGTGGACACAGCGACCGGCGTGTCCCGTGCTCATGTGGAATTGAGCCGGAACAAATCGGGCTATGTGATTAAGGATCTGGGTTCCGTCAATGGCACCATTCTTCAGGGCAATATTCTTGCTCCGTATAAGGAGTATCCATTGGCGGATGGAGACACATTTACACTTGCGGAATCAGTCTACACTTATCGGTCGGTTGGATAAGACATAGTTCAATCAGTCAGATAAGCCGCGATGCTTCAGATCTTCCAGTGCCTGGGTTAAGGTAGGGAAAGTGAATTGGAATCCGTGGTCGAGAGCTTTTTGCGGAATGACTCTCTGCCCCTGAAGCACGACAACGGATAGTTCGCCGACCAAGGTTTTAATCAGGAAGCTGGGTACGGGAAACCAGTGAGGGCGATGATACACTTTACCGACCGTACGACCGAATTCATCATTGGTGACAGGGTTCGGTGAGGAAGCATTGACCGGACCTGACACTTGTTTATTTTGAATGCTAAAGTCAATCAGCCTTACGATATCCATAATGTGAATCCAGCTGGTCCATTGCTTGCCACTGCCGATCTTGCCGCCAACACCGAGCATGTAAGGGAGTTTCATCAATGGAAAGGCTCCTTTTTTATGGCCAAGTACCAGGCTAACCCTGATTTTGACGAGTCTGACATGCTTGATGGCATCTGCAGCTATTTCCCATTGTTCTGAGACCCGGGATGGGAAATTCATTGACTTTTGCGGACTACTCTCGTCAAAGGTTTCGTTAGGGGAGG
Proteins encoded in this region:
- a CDS encoding pilus assembly protein translates to MNDQDRFGGGIMDKQQHYEKESAQKQIRLTRIIRLQRLKSLKKQICSPKKEQGSMVLEASLVLPVFLFFIMFLIFIVQMTLISTALQSTAGEAVKQLSTKIYPVSLAFTPSDSAGGEGSGGGWKIPELSLTEWAEGYASSLPEPLSDWVRSAAASGEQPLQEIKTSVLETVLDPTVKPLLQPFIEPTLLNMERVHVNGISIPDLKNKTNPYFRLELSYELPIKVPFLSKPLRIQAAAAERVWIGDTGEGSDGSAGDGDTAGSATVLSKPAPAYIGNNATIKVKVEPGATANLTIFYKSGESSAKHIGWATADENGIIEWTWFVGTRTTEGTWSFVVETGDGAKTETTFNVASRK
- a CDS encoding A24 family peptidase, translated to MEVEWFYIACCIYVIAAFITDIRSMKIPNRLTLPVTVAGVLAHIIWGGWDGFLFSAAGFAAGFGILFLMYAIGAVGAGDVKLFGGIGAWTGLAFGIHVIIYSVLYAGAIGLVILLFRKDSAKRIRGMAGNLAGFFMLGSLKLVNKEKTLKFPFMLAVLPGFITVLVSGLFPL
- a CDS encoding DUF6382 domain-containing protein, encoding MYGLTRDFIRNGGAFMVLEKAEGLRIEELSRVQMGMLSSNQIPRLLPVHIREVDRNVTLQYDISGYKMLSQMLKSSKIKLRVLYGLLFQLADAFTECRQYMLEPRKLLIQEEYLFINGSFEQGELGMVYVPIMDTVEVDPTPQQFRELVIRLMAHVQELQGEGIQRVLQLCDNERWDIRQLRELLLELYADEQENGGGAAFLSSRTSETPNDSRGDLHSSISERDSRLATGTSRPYQSGAHVQNAPVGPQLNFRQPQKTSESEVEDIPVRSRTFPGRRSPEQSSLESSNSMDKRGSNPYDSLERVDMEVEEKPGFSKVTYIILGCMVAMALVWRFIYMEQPGQTQMILCMVLSLGLFGIAGWTWKRKGSPHNDSENKRSFSFNLGKNKGKQMEAEEEQFQESWRWNTADRKEERINQMVASASEGGSEHSRYQNLHMTSEHSESPFVQRHVETVASTSELIRQDAVAEATVNLQNLSGGNVTGAGPVMASYYLERSSGSSDQHERMDVQGASFVIGRSADMVQWVDTATGVSRAHVELSRNKSGYVIKDLGSVNGTILQGNILAPYKEYPLADGDTFTLAESVYTYRSVG
- a CDS encoding TIGR01777 family oxidoreductase, whose translation is MKIAICGGTGFVGGALVDYWLQAGHHVKVITRKLPDLHNPSKNLTYISWEQVEEQPHLLEGMDALVNLAGETLNQRWTTKAKLEIVESRVTTVARVARLVESLEQKPEVVVQASAMAIYGTSPNETFDESSPQKSMNFPSRVSEQWEIAADAIKHVRLVKIRVSLVLGHKKGAFPLMKLPYMLGVGGKIGSGKQWTSWIHIMDIVRLIDFSIQNKQVSGPVNASSPNPVTNDEFGRTVGKVYHRPHWFPVPSFLIKTLVGELSVVVLQGQRVIPQKALDHGFQFTFPTLTQALEDLKHRGLSD